The following nucleotide sequence is from Candidatus Aegiribacteria sp..
AATATTCTTATTTTTAAAAGTAAATCCCGGTAGTATTACTTAGAATATCACTCATACCGCTGCAGGTCAAGCTATACTATGGGTTCTCTGGTATGCTGTTCGCAAATGGCTTACATTATTTGCTACTCACGGGGAAAGCGAGAATCGCAGGTATAGATTATCATCCGGCATTATTATCGTAGAGTTCCTGAGATTAATACTCAGCATTTCTTTTGCTATTGGCATGATACCAATATATGTTTGCGCGAAAGGGAGAAATCATGAAAATAGATCTGGATGATGTCGCGTATGTCGGAGAGACTTCTGTAACCATAAGGCAGAGCAGGAGAAGAATTACCATTCCGAAGGAGATAATCGACAGGCTGGATATTAA
It contains:
- a CDS encoding AbrB/MazE/SpoVT family DNA-binding domain-containing protein encodes the protein MKIDLDDVAYVGETSVTIRQSRRRITIPKEIIDRLDIKDGDKVRWVLFNDGRLCISSVKDTS